From the genome of Streptomyces sp. NBC_01116, one region includes:
- a CDS encoding endo-alpha-N-acetylgalactosaminidase family protein: protein MSPRFPRPGLVAAASAAVLALNGAALPAAAADPSPAPAGAAESAGSAVITSDRLAVAVADDFPRVLSYTDRASGEQLLGSTRPVTAVTLNGTARPVKLKGKPKVTRSAARYTLAFEGLPGVEIDASLTVSGRATTFRVTAVRDTGAFRVGTIDIPGHDLVSVGSAETGAATAFTKLDPDSTRTADVFGKVTGGTKPDSAPVGASYAILNNGSLAAAIESNSSYDKPAGATGGDDARFWHQARTEDGGVRVGVWSGQWTYRGEGAPKPERGENLPWAKVVVTPDANGDKAVDWQDGAVAFRTIGVTAPGSEDTANRVVTHIPFNFASQATHPFLRTLDDVKRISKATDGLGQLAVLKGYGSEGHDSAHPDYGGNYNKRAGGLKDLNTLLEEGEKWGADFGVHVNATESYPEANAFSEQLVDKTRPGWNWLNQSYYIDQRRDINSGDLEKRFRQLRDETDENLDFLYIDVYYSHGWIADKTIQAVQKQGWTVGTEWADKFERASLWSHWANDLNYGGATNKGLNSQIIRFIRNGEKDIWNNHPVLGQSALEDFEGWTGETDWNAFTANIWQKNLPAKYLQQQRITRWDGNDITFTGGVRGTVEDGKRTFYDQGRKVLSGTDYLLPWDGGKKLYHYSATGGSSTWEVPGKGAYTLYRLTDNGREKVTTVRPADGKVTLTAAAGQAYVLYPDRAPKEREAAWGKGTGLKDPGFNGRDLKGWTKTGAAVRDTDEQGRNSAELSGSGAAALSQTVTGLTPGKRYTASALIEVEPGESRRTTLGAGGRSVTVERSTAKDYVAASDWHGTSFQRAKVTFTAPANGRTTLRIEAAAGSTAKVRADDVRIVRNAPATRAGTVAYEDFEAVDQGWGPFLKGNAGGSTDPRTSIAQLNAPYTQAGWNGKRVDDVLGGKESLKSHEENTGLVYRTAPWTVPMKDGHRYEVAFAYQSSHAGAYSWVEGYDRVAGGRAVSTETRATPIGEQRTTGQFSRTITAGCGDTWTGLRKLPGAPEGADFVLDGFSVTDLGPAPAGQEAVCGTLGVSADAETLEPGAPNTVRATFGNDEASAATGVKLALTVPEGWKAEPVGAVAFDSVAPGAKATGSWRVTPPVDAPYDTYALDAKATYTVGGAARTLAAGTSVRTLPPPPTADSWASDLGWTASDNGWGPVERDRSNGDAGAGDGGPLKIGGVAYAKGLGTHAPARIRYYLGGKCASFTAEVGVDDAQATRGSVRFSVTADGTEKVASPVLGAADPAWKLTADVTGAKYVELLVQDGGDGNGNDHADWGDARFHCGS from the coding sequence ATGTCGCCAAGATTCCCTCGCCCCGGCCTGGTCGCCGCGGCCTCAGCAGCCGTTCTGGCGCTCAACGGGGCCGCCCTCCCCGCCGCAGCCGCCGATCCGTCCCCCGCCCCGGCCGGGGCGGCGGAGTCCGCCGGATCCGCCGTCATCACGTCCGACCGGCTCGCCGTGGCCGTCGCCGACGACTTCCCGCGCGTCCTGTCCTACACCGACCGGGCGAGCGGCGAGCAACTGCTCGGCTCCACCCGGCCGGTCACCGCCGTCACCCTCAACGGGACCGCCCGTCCGGTGAAGCTCAAGGGCAAGCCGAAGGTCACCCGCTCCGCCGCCCGCTACACCCTCGCCTTCGAGGGCCTTCCGGGCGTCGAGATCGACGCCTCGCTCACCGTCTCCGGGCGCGCCACCACGTTCAGGGTGACCGCCGTCCGCGACACCGGGGCCTTCCGGGTCGGGACCATCGACATCCCCGGGCACGACCTGGTCTCGGTCGGCTCAGCCGAGACCGGGGCCGCCACCGCCTTCACGAAGCTCGACCCGGACTCCACCCGCACCGCCGACGTCTTCGGCAAGGTCACCGGCGGGACGAAGCCCGACTCCGCGCCCGTCGGCGCCAGTTACGCGATCCTCAACAATGGCTCGCTCGCCGCCGCGATCGAGTCCAACTCCTCGTACGACAAGCCCGCCGGGGCCACCGGCGGCGACGACGCCCGCTTCTGGCACCAGGCGCGCACCGAGGACGGCGGCGTCCGGGTCGGCGTCTGGTCCGGCCAGTGGACCTACCGGGGCGAGGGCGCGCCGAAGCCCGAGCGCGGCGAGAACCTGCCGTGGGCCAAGGTCGTCGTCACCCCCGACGCCAACGGAGACAAGGCCGTCGACTGGCAGGACGGGGCCGTCGCCTTCCGCACCATCGGCGTCACCGCGCCGGGCAGCGAGGACACCGCGAACCGGGTCGTCACCCACATCCCGTTCAACTTCGCCAGCCAGGCCACCCACCCGTTCCTGCGCACCCTGGACGACGTCAAGCGGATCTCGAAGGCCACCGACGGCCTCGGCCAGCTCGCCGTCCTCAAGGGGTACGGCTCCGAGGGCCACGACTCCGCCCACCCGGACTACGGCGGCAACTACAACAAGCGGGCCGGCGGGCTGAAGGACCTCAACACCCTGCTCGAGGAGGGCGAGAAGTGGGGCGCCGACTTCGGCGTCCACGTGAACGCCACCGAGTCCTACCCGGAGGCCAACGCCTTCTCCGAGCAGCTCGTCGACAAGACCAGGCCCGGCTGGAACTGGCTCAACCAGAGCTACTACATCGACCAGCGCCGCGACATCAACAGCGGCGACCTGGAGAAGCGCTTCCGGCAACTGCGCGACGAGACCGACGAGAACCTCGACTTCCTCTACATCGACGTCTACTACAGCCACGGCTGGATCGCCGACAAGACGATCCAGGCCGTGCAGAAGCAGGGCTGGACCGTCGGCACCGAGTGGGCCGACAAGTTCGAGCGCGCCTCGCTCTGGTCGCACTGGGCCAACGACCTCAACTACGGCGGGGCCACCAACAAGGGCCTGAACTCGCAGATCATCCGGTTCATCCGCAACGGCGAGAAGGACATCTGGAACAACCACCCGGTCCTCGGCCAGAGCGCCCTGGAGGACTTCGAGGGCTGGACCGGCGAGACCGACTGGAACGCCTTCACCGCCAACATCTGGCAGAAGAACCTGCCCGCGAAATACCTCCAGCAGCAGCGGATCACCCGCTGGGACGGCAACGACATCACCTTCACCGGCGGGGTGCGCGGCACCGTCGAGGACGGGAAGCGGACCTTCTACGACCAGGGCCGCAAGGTGCTCAGCGGCACCGACTACCTGCTGCCGTGGGACGGCGGCAAGAAGCTCTACCACTACAGCGCGACCGGCGGCTCCAGCACCTGGGAGGTGCCGGGCAAGGGCGCGTACACCCTCTACCGGCTGACCGACAACGGCCGGGAGAAGGTCACCACCGTCCGCCCCGCCGACGGGAAGGTCACGCTGACCGCCGCCGCCGGACAGGCCTACGTCCTCTACCCCGACCGGGCGCCGAAGGAGCGGGAGGCCGCCTGGGGGAAGGGGACCGGGCTGAAGGACCCCGGCTTCAACGGCCGTGACCTGAAGGGCTGGACGAAGACGGGCGCCGCCGTCCGCGACACCGACGAGCAGGGCCGCAACAGCGCCGAACTCTCCGGCTCGGGGGCGGCCGCGCTCTCCCAGACCGTCACCGGGCTCACGCCCGGCAAGCGCTACACCGCCTCCGCCCTGATCGAGGTCGAGCCCGGCGAGAGCCGGCGCACCACCCTCGGCGCCGGAGGGAGGTCCGTCACCGTCGAGCGCTCCACGGCGAAGGACTACGTCGCCGCGTCCGACTGGCACGGCACCTCCTTCCAGCGCGCCAAGGTCACCTTCACCGCACCCGCGAACGGCCGCACCACCCTGCGCATCGAGGCGGCGGCGGGCTCCACGGCGAAGGTCCGCGCCGACGACGTACGGATCGTCCGGAACGCCCCCGCGACCCGCGCCGGCACGGTGGCGTACGAGGACTTCGAGGCCGTCGACCAGGGCTGGGGCCCCTTCCTCAAGGGCAACGCGGGCGGCTCCACCGACCCCCGCACCAGCATCGCGCAGCTCAACGCCCCGTACACCCAGGCCGGCTGGAACGGGAAGCGGGTCGACGACGTGCTCGGCGGGAAGGAGTCCCTGAAGTCCCACGAGGAGAACACCGGACTGGTCTACCGCACCGCGCCCTGGACCGTCCCGATGAAGGACGGCCACCGGTACGAGGTCGCGTTCGCCTACCAGTCCAGCCACGCCGGGGCCTACAGCTGGGTCGAGGGATACGACCGGGTCGCCGGCGGCAGGGCCGTGTCGACCGAGACCCGCGCCACCCCGATCGGGGAGCAGCGCACCACCGGGCAGTTCAGCCGGACGATCACCGCGGGCTGCGGCGACACCTGGACCGGGCTGCGCAAGCTGCCCGGGGCACCCGAGGGCGCGGACTTCGTGCTCGACGGCTTCAGCGTGACCGACCTCGGGCCGGCCCCCGCCGGGCAGGAGGCCGTCTGCGGCACGCTCGGCGTGAGCGCCGACGCCGAGACCCTGGAGCCGGGGGCCCCGAACACGGTCAGGGCGACCTTCGGCAACGACGAGGCGAGCGCCGCCACGGGCGTGAAGCTCGCGCTGACCGTGCCCGAGGGCTGGAAGGCCGAGCCCGTCGGCGCGGTCGCCTTCGACTCGGTCGCTCCCGGCGCGAAGGCCACCGGCAGCTGGCGGGTCACCCCGCCGGTCGACGCCCCCTACGACACGTACGCGCTGGACGCGAAGGCCACGTACACCGTCGGGGGAGCGGCCAGGACGCTCGCCGCGGGAACCTCCGTCCGTACGCTCCCGCCGCCGCCCACCGCGGACAGCTGGGCCAGTGATCTCGGCTGGACCGCCTCGGACAACGGCTGGGGCCCCGTCGAGCGCGACCGGTCCAACGGGGATGCCGGGGCCGGTGACGGCGGCCCCCTGAAGATCGGCGGCGTCGCCTACGCCAAGGGCCTGGGCACGCACGCCCCGGCGAGGATCCGCTACTACCTGGGCGGGAAGTGCGCCTCCTTCACCGCCGAGGTGGGTGTGGACGACGCCCAGGCCACCCGGGGCAGTGTGCGGTTCTCGGTGACCGCCGACGGTACGGAGAAGGTGGCGTCACCCGTGCTGGGGGCGGCCGACCCGGCCTGGAAGCTCACCGCCGACGTCACCGGCGCGAAGTACGTCGAGCTGCTCGTCCAGGACGGCGGCGACGGCAACGGCAACGACCACGCCGATTGGGGCGATGCCCGCTTCCACTGCGGAAGCTGA